In Parasegetibacter sp. NRK P23, the genomic stretch TTTACGAAGGCTGGCTGGCCATGACAGAAGTGAACGGGAAAGCAAGGCTGGATATGGTATCGAAAGTAAACAACGAATTCATTGTTATCAATGATGTACTGAATTATGTTGGTTCATCTTTGACCCTGAAAGGTAAGCCGGTTGCCGTGAACAGTTTCAGGATGAATCCCCTTGCGGATGGATATGGCATATTCCTTTCCACCAATGAAACAACAGACAGAGTTGAACCGGAAACTTTCCAGTACAAGAATACCTATAACATCAAATATGAAATGATCGCCAACGTGCCCGATGATTTTGCCGCTACGGAAGTGGCCGATGCGGGAGGTTACAGGTCTTATATGATCGCCGGCACCAATGCGTACTTCTATTATTATGTAATGAACATCAGGTTTGGCCTGCCCATCAATATCATAAAGGATGAGCCTGCTACTTTTGAAATAGCACCTTATGTTGCAGTTAATTCCAATGCCGTTTTCTATGACAACACCAATAAAAGGTTTGTCAGACACATCGGTACGGAATCCACCTGCTCTGTAATGCCAGATGGAACATTGTTTGATTTTAACACCGGAATGGACCTGGTTTACATGACCTATTCCTCTTTCAGTAATGGGAATGTATTCGCGATTCTGCACAGTGAGGCTACGGGTAAATACATGCTTGCCCGTTTCACGTTTGGTGCATCGATTCAGCAGGTATATTATGAAGAAATGACCGCAACCGACATGGCGATGGCGAAGAACTTCGCGGTAAGTCCAAACCTCGGCTACATCTTCTATACCGTTGGCGGAAAACTTTATTCTTATGACATGTCGCTGAAAGCGAGCAAACTTATGCTGGATAAGGGCGCAAACACATTCACCGCACTTAAATTCAGGGGGAATACCCTTGTGGCTGCCAGTCTGGATGCACAGAAGCCTGAAGGGGAGAACGGCGTATTGGAAGAATATACTGTTATGCCGGTGCAGGGCGATCTTCAATTGCTGAATCGTTTTTCCGGGCTTGGCAAGATCATCAGCTTTTCCTACAGAACCCGCTAAATTGTTTTACACCTTACATTAAATAGCTAAAATGAAAAAAGTATTTATGGCATTCCTGGCAACAGGAATGCTTTTGCCAACCTTTGCCCAGCAAAAACCAGCCACTGTTAACGGTGCCATTTCCAGGAAATCAAAAGAGCCCGTAAAACTCTTCACCATCACCCACGGGCGTATCGAGGAAATCGCTTCTTCCAAAGTGGACGATCAGGGGAAGTTCGGCTTCCTTTTTTACCCGGAAAACGAGGCGTTCTATGTAATCGGATTGGGCAATCAACAGGCGCCATCCGATAAGTTCAGCTTCTATTTTAAGCCGGGCGATCAGCTCAATTTTGAGATCAACGATACCAGCTATACACTGGTTGGGAAAAATACCGCTGAAAACAAAGCCATCGCCAGTTGGCACGACAAAGCTTACGTGGTGGAAGGCCCATCGCTTTACCTGAACAGAAAGCGCGATACCTACAAACAATTCTTTCCAAAATTTGAAGCGTTTCAAAAGGAATTCGCGCAATCAAAAGCGGTGAAGACGGGCAATAAGCAGTTTGATGCGGCTTTTGCCATCCGGCAGGAACTTGATGTGCTTTTTTATGCATCGAGCTTTGTATTCATGCCCAATACGGTGCATCCCACGAAGGATGATTACATCACATATTACAAGAACCTTGATGTGACAAAGTACACGGCTGATGGCCGGTTGCTGCGCTATCCGTTCGGGATGAGATTGCTTGCTTCCATCCAGCGTATTCCCGTTATGGCAAACGGACTGCCCATGGAAGGGAACGATCCCGATAAGCGCATCGCCATGATGCGGAACGATACACTGAAAGGAGAAGTGTTCATAGAAAGCGCACGTTACCTGAAAACTTACCTGGGTTACATGGATCTGGCGAAGAAGTATGAAAAATACATTCTTACAGAAGACCAGAAAACCCGCCTATCCGAGATTTCAACCAAACTCGCGCAGGCCGACAGCAAACCCGGTCAGCCCGCCATTAACTTCTCGTACCCCGACATTAACGGAAAGATGACTTCCCTCACCGATTTTAAAGGGAAAGTGGTGCTGGTGGATGTGTGGGCAACCTGGTGCGGCCCCTGCAAAATGGAAATCCCACACCTGAAAAAGATGGAAGAAGAAATGCGCCACCAGGATGTGGTATTCATGAGTGTTTCCGTGGATGAACAGAAAGATTTCGAGAAATGGAAAGATTTTGTGGCCAAAGAAGAACTGAAAGGAGTGCAAATGTTCGCCGCCGGATGGAGCGATATCGCGAAGAATTACAACATCAAAGGTATTCCGAGGTTTATGGTGTTCGATAAAAAAGGGAATATCGTCACCATCGATGCTCCCCGTCCATCAAGCAAAGAACTAAAACTGCTGTTGGAGAATGAGTTGAAAAAGTAATACAAAAGGCTTTGTTTGTGTATATATGAGGTCGCATCCGGAAGGGTGCGACTTTGTTTTTTATACCGTTATTTTCCCCGCGTTCTTCCGTGTTTTCACCGTTGTTTCCTTGAAAGGGATGGTTCAATTTTACAACGTCATAGCTGTTCTTTTGTACTTGTTGTTCCAGGGAGGGCGTATGAAAAATGCGCCCTCTTCTTAACGGTGATTAAATGCCCGCGCATGTAAAACCGTTTCCGCTAAAACAAAAGGTTGCAATTCATCAACGCTTTGCGTCTTTGCTCCTTAGCGCCCTTTGCGTGAAACCAAGCAGTGCGTGAAACCACAACACTGTATGAAAAGAACGTTTTGGCTCAATTCTTGTTTCAAAAACGCAAAATCAATGCTATGCGGAACTGGTTACTGATGGCAATAATAATTTTATCCCCTGCATTGGCAAGCGCGCAGCGCTGGTCCGTGAACCTCTCCGGCGGATTCGCCAATTACACTGGCGACCTCCAGGGAAACCGGTTCACCACCGATCAGGCCGGTATCGCCCTCGGAGCGGGCGCCCTGTACGATCTCACCCCACACCTCGCCGTAAGGGGAGGCATCGCTTACCTGAAAGTGGGGGCCGCCGACCGCTACAACCGCAAGCCCGACCTACGGGCCAGGAACCTGGATTTCTCCTCCAATATCACGGAAGGGCACCTCGGTATGGAATTATTTATACTTGATAGAACAGCACACCGCCTGGCCCCTTATGTTTTTGGTGGAATAGGCGTGTTTCATTTTAATCCATACACCTACGATTCCCTTGGCGCGAAGCATGAACTACAGCCGCTGCGTACCGAAGGACAGGGGCTTACCGGCAATGAAGGCAACCAGCCTTACAACCGCACACAATTTAATATCCCGTTTGGCGCGGGTATCCGCTGGGCATTGAGCGACCGCATTTCACTGGGCTGGGAACTCGGGCTCCGCAAAACGTTCACGGATTACCTTGATGATGTAAGTACAGATTATTTTGACGTCACCACATTGCTCAACGAAGCCGGACCCAAATCCGTTGAACTGGCTTTCAGAGGCGGCGAACTGAAAGATGCCGCCAATGCTGTGTATCCTGCCGGAGGAACTATGAGGGGAAGCAGCCGTTACAAAGACTGGTATTACAATTCCTCCATCACACTGCACATCAGGTTGTTCTCTGATAATGGAAGCATGTCGTCCTTCGGTAGAAAGAGGGGGATATTGGGATGCCCGAAATCGGTGTTGTGATCTTCATGATTTCTTCCCTACCTTTGCCGCGCAATGCAATCTTCCATCAAACATATCGCGTCGGCTTACCTCTTGCTGCTGCTCCTGCTGAAGCTGATGGCCCTGCCCGTTGTTTGCCTGGAATTTCGTATCAACCAGGAATACATTGCCGCTAATCTTTGCGAAAACAAAGACAAGCCCGCCATGCATTGCCACGGGAAATGCCATCTTACAAAACAAATGCAAAAAACGGCTGACCTGCCCGGACAGGAACAGCACAAGTCCAATACAATATCCATCGGTCCGGATTTCTTTCAGGAACAACCTTTGGTATCACTGCAATATATGGCTGAACCGGTAGTTGTAATACGAACGCTGTTTCAGGACAAGCGTTTTCTTCAAGGCTTCACCGGCGCTGTTTTTCATCCCCCATCCATACTTTCCTGATATTACCTTTTAATGTGTCTGGTGCTCCGATGTTATTTACGGCGGCACAGGGTAAATTCACATTGGTAAACCACTGAATGCTTCCCGCAATCAGGGAAGTTGATCAACATTATTTTACGGAACCACGGCAATACCTTCAAAGGAAGGGAACCCACATGTCTGGAAGTAGCGCGTCATGCGCAGGTATGCACCTGTAAAGCATATCGCTTCCGGGATCTGCGCGTGTACCCTATTCCTTCCGGTAGTGTGCCGTTGTAATACGTTTTCATTTAAAGCCATACAGGCAATACATTATCATGAACAAGAACTTTTCGCCACTCCTTTTAAGTTTCAGTTTGCTTTTACTGCTCGCCAGTTGTAAAAAAGATGACCAGGAATTCGATAAAAATACGCTTGCTCCCCTAAGCATAGAGTTTGACAACATCGCCGGTTCCATGAATCTTCAACTCAATTCCGGGGAGTACACCACAGCTTCAGGAGAAAAATTCTCTGTAAGCACACTTCAGTACTTTATCAGCAATATCCGGTTGGAAAATACGGATGGCAGTTTCTACACTGTTCCCCAGGATAGCAGCTATTTCCTCATTAACGAGGCCGATGCCACCACGCGTTCCGCGAACATCCGTGTACCCGAAGGCAATTACCGGTCCCTGCAATTTGTGCTGGGTGTAGACAGTTTGCGCAGTACCATGGATATTTCGAAAAGAACCGGCGTACTGGATCCCGGGGCCGGGAGTGGCATGTACTGGGGCTGGAACAGTGGTTACATCTTCTTTAAAATGGAAGGAACTTCTCCGGCCATCACCTCCGATCCACAGCAAAAATTCCGGTACCATATCGGCGGATTTGGCGGGTATTCTTCCACCACCATCAACAACATCAAAACCATCAGCATCAACCTGGAAGCAGGCGGTGTGCCCATGGTTAGAACGGGAAGGAACGCAAACATCCATCTTATGGTAGATGTGACAAAGCTATTCTCGGGGGTAAGCAACATCAGTCTGGCGGCTAACCCCACGGTTATGTTCAATGCCTTCAGTACCGGCGTAGCCGCGAATTTCAGCGGGATGTTCCGCCATGACCATACCGAAAACTGAGGGATATGAAGAGAAAGACCTGGACAACAATACTGGCGCTGCTGATGCTGTGCGCCTGTACCAAAACGGGTCTGGAACAATTTGCCGGTTTTACGAAGCCGGCAAATTTTCCTGATCCTGTGTACCACTTCAATACAAATCCAGTTTCAAAAGCCGGTTTTTTATTGGGTAGAAAGTTATTTTATGAGCCGATGCTCTCCCGCGACAATACCATCAGTTGCGGAAGCTGTCACATTCAATCTGCGGCGTTCACCCACCACGGGCACGATGTGAGTCATGGCATCGACGATAAACTCGGCACAAGGAATTCCCCCGCCATCACGAACCTGGCCTGGGGAAAAAGTTTTTTCTGGGATGGCGGTGTCTTCGATCTTGACCTGCAGCCCATCGTTCCCATCACGAACCCGGTTGAAATGGATGAAACAATGCCGGGCGTATTGTCAAAATTGAGGGCGCACCCGCAATATCCATCGCTGTTTCAGGCCGCTTTCGGCTCCCCGGAAATCAACACTGAAAGGACCATGAAAGCGCTCTCGCAGTTCATGACCATGCTGGTGAGCGCCAATTCAAAATACGATAAAGTGATGCGGAAAGAAGGCGCTGTTTTTACGGAAGCGGAAACGCAGGGATATGCGCTGTTTGCGCAACATTGCGGCACCTGCCACCAGGAGCCGCTTTTTACCGATGAGTCTTTCCGCAACAACGGTATTGGGGCCAGTCCGTTGAATGATGAAGGACGCTATGCGGTTACGCTCAACGAAACCGATCGCTACAAATTCAAAGTGCCCGGTTTGCGCAACCTGAAATACACGGCTCCTTATATGCACGACGGACGTTTCCTTACGGTAGAAGCCGTGGTAGAGCATTATGCTGAGCATGTGAAGGAAACGCCCAACCTGGATCCGTTGCTTATAAAAAACGGCGTGCCCGGGTTAAAGCTCACGAAAGCCGAGCAGCAGAAAATAGTGGCTTTTCTTTCCACCCTCAACGATGAACAATTTATAACCGATAAAAGATTCGCGGAACAATGAAAAAGCAATGGGCCATAATGCTGGCACTTACCTTTATAATCACCGCGCACGCTGCAGCCTGCGATATCTGCGGCTGTGGCGCTGGCAGTTATTATATCGGCATGCTGCCCGAGTTCAATAAAAAAATAATGGGCCTTCGTTTCAGGTACAACGCGTTACGAACCCACCTGGGCGCGGGCGGACAAACTTCGTACCTCACCACCCGCGAGCATTACCGGACCGCGGAACTCTGGGGTGGCTGGAACCTTGGGGCCAAGATCAGGCTGATGGGATATCTTCCGGTGAGTTTCAATGAAAAACGCAACCAGAGCGGGGGGGCTTCCAAAACTGGTTTGGGCGACGCGGGCGCACAGGTTTTATATAAACTGCTGGATCAGAAAAAAGCCATGGGCACAAAACTGCTCGTACATACCTTGTGGATGGGCGCGGGTGTGAAACTGCCCACGGGCAAATATGAAAAGCCCGTAAAAACCACTGGTCAGCAGGATGCAAATATTTTTCAACTGGGCACCGGAAGTACAGACTTTACCGCAAATGCCATGTACGATATCAGGATTCAGGATATGGGGCTGAACGCACAACTGAGTTATAAACTGAATACCGTGAACAGCGATCAATACCGCTACGGCAACAGGCTAACCGCCAATATCCAGGCTTACCATAAATTCAGGATTGCCCGTAAATGGACTTTGTCTCCGAATATGGGCGCTCTGTATGAAACTTCCCGTCAGGATAATGATAACGGATTTAAAGTGCCGGTTTCCGGTGGAAATCTACTTGCGGGAACCATAGGGTTTGAAGCGGTATTCAATGGGTTCACCATCGGCGGCAACTTCCAGGAGCCCTTGCACCAGGAAATGGCGGGCGGTTTTGTAAAAGCGGGCAGCCGCGCCATGCTGCATTGCGCTATCTTATTTTAAATTAAGCTCATGACTTCAATTTCAAAAATCATCATCATTTCTTTTATCACATTGAGCGTGGCGGGCGCGGTCTTCCTCGGCGCATCATTGTGGAAGGACAGCAGGAAACTCCCGGTATTGGGAGAACCCGGCCATGTTGCGGGTCCGTTTTCATTCGTGAACCAGGATGGAAAGACATTCACGGAAAAAGATGTGGGAGGAAAAATCACTATAGTGGAATACTTCTTTACTACCTGCCCCGGCATCTGTAAAGCGATGAACGCGAACCTGTCGCGGGTATACCGGCAGATCGGAGGGGAGAAGGACGTCGTGATCCTGTCGCACACCGTTGATCCTGAAGATGACTCCGTTCAGGTACTGAAGGCTTACGCCGCTAAAATGGGCGTGCACAACGGAAACTGGCAATTTCTAACGGGCAACAAAGTCGATTTATACCGGGCGGCAAGGAATGATTACTTGTTGTCGGTAGAGGATGTGCCTGCTGCGCCTGGCTCCGCGGAAGATTTTATCCATACGCAATACGTGGCTTTGCTGGATCCACACAGAAGGATCCGTGGTTTTTATGATGCCACGGACAGCGCCAGCACCCGTAAAATGATGGCAGACCTGGAGCTGCTGCGCGAATAATTTCAAAAAAATAAGAGGTGACCACAAATTTTATGTCTCCTCATGGTTGTATCCTAAATTCGGGCCGTTGCGCATGTTGTCGGCGGCCAATACTTCTAAATATGTAAATATGAAAAAAGTATTTTCTATTTTGGTCCTGGCTGTAGCTGTTGCGCTGGCCTCCTGTAACGACAACGGTAATGCCAATGCCACCGGTACCGACAGTATGCCGCACGTGCATGATGGCGCTGAAGCAACAGCAACATTGCCGCATACCCTTGCCTCTGAAAAAAAGGATCCTGTATGTGGAATGCCAGTCACCGCGGGCATCACTGATACGGCTCATTATAAAGGAAAAGTTTATGGCTTCTGCGCAAGCGAGTGCAAAAAAATGTTCACTGACAATCCGGAAGGATATACAGCGACCAATTAACCTGGTAAGGAAATTGCCCGGGGCGCTGTTTTTTATATGCGCCCTGGTTTTCCACGCGCACGGACAGTTACAAACCTGCCCGGTGAACATCAATTTCTCCGCGCGGGATCTTTCCAACTGGTCGGCCATAACCGGGTTGGTGGACGGGGCCACCGTTTCTTACACCGGAACAAATGCCGGACTTACTTCCATACCCGAATACAATATTTCTATTCCAGGTATTGAAGTGATCACGACCGCTTCAACGGACAGGTTCGGTAGTTTTCCCACCATCCCTACTATAAACGGATACGCGTATGGATATGCCATCAAACTGGGTTCTACGGCCACTTCACACGACCTGAATTCCGCCTCAAGAAATCCAGGTGGATTCACGCGCTCTATTACCTATACCATCAATGTGCCTGCCGGTCCGGTTTCCATTCCTTATACCATGACATACGCTTACGCCCTGGTGCTGGAGAATGGCACGCATAACTCCAACGAACAACCGCTTTTTCGCGCCATGCTGGAAACGGCTTCCGGTTTGGTGTCCTGCGCCTCGCCTGAATATTACCTGCCCACTTTCAACAATGCCGGTGGCGGCGGGCAGGGCGGAGGTGCTTCCACAGGCGCTACATTGGACAGCGCCGCGGCATTGCTGGATGGGTTCACCAACAGCCCGGAATTATTCCTTTCGTACGCCGGGCAAAACAACGGCAACGGAACCTGGTTACAGGATGTGTGGACAAAAAGCTGGACAGAGGTCACCTTCGATCTTTCGCCTTACCGCGGCCAACAGGTGAAAATTACTTTTGAAACCAGGAACTGCGATCCCGGCGCGCATTTCGCCTATGCGTACGTGGCCATTCGCAATACCTGCGCGGGATTGGAAATCAGCGGCAACAGCGAAGCGTGTACCAATAGCCACAATACTTATTCTATCCCGGCATTGGCCGGCGCAACCTACACCTGGACCGTACCATCCGGGTGGACGATCAATTCAGGGGCCAATTCAAATATTATCCAGGTTACGCCAGGCACCAACGGCGGCGAAATTATTGTGCGGCAGGTAAACAGTTGTACCGATCTGAAAGATACACTGGCGGTAACCACTACTTTGCCTACCATCGCAGGAGCGGTGAACGATGACAACCGGGTTTGCACAGGATCGAACAGTACCGAACTATTACTTTCCGGAGAAAGAGGTGATGTGCTCGACTGGCTGGTGTCTACCGATGGATTGAACTGGTCGTCGACCGGAATAACTACATTGAACTACCAGGCGAACAACCTTACTTCCACCACCCATTTTAAAGCGCTGGTGCAAAACGGCACAGCGTGCAGCATAGATTCCAGTATTAAAGCTGTAATTACCGTAGATGCATTGAGTGAAGGCGGAACGCTTTCTCCAGGCTCCACCAATATCTGCGAAGGGGAAAGCCCACACATAGAACTTGTGCTAAGTGGCAATTCAGGTGCAGTGCTGAACTGGCAAACCTCTTCCGATGGATTGAACTGGAACGGGATGACCCCGGTTTACCAGCAACCCAACTTTTTACCCGGAACCATCCATCAAACTATCTATTACAGGGCCGTGGTGCAGAATGGTGTTTGTCCGGAGGATATCAGCTCCGTCGCTGAACTAAAGTATTTCGCGCCTACTTATCCCGCGGCATCTATTACCCCTGAATTTTCTTCCATCTGTTATGGTACATCGGTGCAACTTTCGGCCACCATCACAAACGGCACCAGTTATACCTGGAACAATCCTTCTGTTTTGGCTTCCCCCGGCAACGGTAGTATAACTTCATTGCCCTATAGCTTAACTACTCGCGCCACACCACTGGTTTCCTCAGCAATCGTGTTGTCTGTTTACAATGAAGGGTGCCCCAATGCTTATTCAGATACCTTTCACATCGCGGTGATACCGCCCGTTAAAGTATTCGCGGGCAACGATACGGCTGTCGTTGTAGGGCAGCCGCTTCAACTGAATGCCGTATCGGATGTGGCTGAAGCCACTAATTTCAGGTGGACTCCCATCACGGGATTAACTGATCCTGGTATTGCAGATCCTATAGCTGTATTAACCGCAAGCAATGCACCCGGTATATATTATGTGGTGTCCGCTTCCACTCCCGAAGGTTGTGTGGGCACTGATTCCATTTATGTACGCGTATTTAAAACACCCGCCGATATCTTCATGCCCAACGCGTTCACCCCGAATGGCGATGGCCATAACGATGTGATCATGCCCATTCCGGCGGGAATAAAACAATTGAATTATTTCAGGATTTATAACCGTTGGGGCCAACTTGTATTCCAGACCAACCAGGTGGGAACAGGGTGGGATGGAAGACTGAACGGCACACCACAATCAGCGGCAGTATTTGTTTATATGTTGCAGGCGGTAGATTACAACGGGAACGTGGTGACGAAGAAAGGAACTTTTGTATTATCCCGATAATCAGGTTAATGCAATAAGGCCCTCCGGATGGAAAGCCTTATTGTTTTAATGTTTGCACTAAAAAAAAGAGTTATTTCTTCTGATAAGTATCTACGATTTTTAAACTTACACCATTGAAAGTATATTCATGGGTAATCACCATTCTTGAAGAACTGATGGATTCTATCCTGCCGGATTCCACATCGCCGTTGTAGTCGATCGTGATCGTATTGTCGGAACTTATTTCCCAATTGAACGTGCCATAAACCTGGTCGTCACCCGGATCACATTTGCTGGCGCCTTCATCCAGTTCTCCTGTTCCTCCGGCTTTGAACACAAAGAGGTCGTCGGCATCGCAGGGGTCCATGTTACTGATGGCTTCCGTATCCAGGTCGCCATCATCATCGAAATCATAAATGGCGGGGGTGTACACCTGGGAGGTCAGTATCCATCTGCCAACGATCTGTTCGCTGGCGGGTTTATCATCGTCTCCGTCTTTTTTACAGGAAGAAAGGGATAGCAGTGCGAATACTGCTGCGGTAAGGTAGGCTTTGGTCATCTTCGTTTTTTTAGGATATGAATTAAATGATCCATGAAGATTGCACTTAAAAAGTTAAGATGCAAGCCTGCGCCTACTTAGAATTTATTGTGTGGTGACTGAAGTTTTTTTGAAGAAAACGGACAATTGTATCATTCAAGAACCGATTTTTCAGAAAAGAACGCCTGTTATTGCAACAAAACATGCCTGATGGCCGACGCATAAGCGTACAAATTTTTCCTGCACCACGACTTTTCTTCCCCTGTATGATAATCTTCCGGCCTTTTGCTGCCCGGAAACTCGATCGTAAACAGCATGGCCGCTTTTCTCGATTTTTCTTCCTTTTCACCACAAACATCCGTAGTGGCCCAGGTGCCTAGGGAAACACCATAACCGATATTGCCGGGCAATTTACTCCCATGGAACTTTCGGGGCTGAAAGCAACCGGGTGCGGCGATGGGCGGATCGTTTACATACAATGTGGTGGGACGTTGCAGCGGATGATTGCCCCAGGCATCGCCATCCATCCGGAGAATATGCCGGGCAGTTTCAATGGCAAGTGTGCT encodes the following:
- a CDS encoding TlpA disulfide reductase family protein, whose translation is MKKVFMAFLATGMLLPTFAQQKPATVNGAISRKSKEPVKLFTITHGRIEEIASSKVDDQGKFGFLFYPENEAFYVIGLGNQQAPSDKFSFYFKPGDQLNFEINDTSYTLVGKNTAENKAIASWHDKAYVVEGPSLYLNRKRDTYKQFFPKFEAFQKEFAQSKAVKTGNKQFDAAFAIRQELDVLFYASSFVFMPNTVHPTKDDYITYYKNLDVTKYTADGRLLRYPFGMRLLASIQRIPVMANGLPMEGNDPDKRIAMMRNDTLKGEVFIESARYLKTYLGYMDLAKKYEKYILTEDQKTRLSEISTKLAQADSKPGQPAINFSYPDINGKMTSLTDFKGKVVLVDVWATWCGPCKMEIPHLKKMEEEMRHQDVVFMSVSVDEQKDFEKWKDFVAKEELKGVQMFAAGWSDIAKNYNIKGIPRFMVFDKKGNIVTIDAPRPSSKELKLLLENELKK
- a CDS encoding YHS domain-containing protein, with translation MKKVFSILVLAVAVALASCNDNGNANATGTDSMPHVHDGAEATATLPHTLASEKKDPVCGMPVTAGITDTAHYKGKVYGFCASECKKMFTDNPEGYTATN
- a CDS encoding MbnP family protein — translated: MNKNFSPLLLSFSLLLLLASCKKDDQEFDKNTLAPLSIEFDNIAGSMNLQLNSGEYTTASGEKFSVSTLQYFISNIRLENTDGSFYTVPQDSSYFLINEADATTRSANIRVPEGNYRSLQFVLGVDSLRSTMDISKRTGVLDPGAGSGMYWGWNSGYIFFKMEGTSPAITSDPQQKFRYHIGGFGGYSSTTINNIKTISINLEAGGVPMVRTGRNANIHLMVDVTKLFSGVSNISLAANPTVMFNAFSTGVAANFSGMFRHDHTEN
- a CDS encoding SCO family protein; protein product: MTSISKIIIISFITLSVAGAVFLGASLWKDSRKLPVLGEPGHVAGPFSFVNQDGKTFTEKDVGGKITIVEYFFTTCPGICKAMNANLSRVYRQIGGEKDVVILSHTVDPEDDSVQVLKAYAAKMGVHNGNWQFLTGNKVDLYRAARNDYLLSVEDVPAAPGSAEDFIHTQYVALLDPHRRIRGFYDATDSASTRKMMADLELLRE
- a CDS encoding gliding motility-associated C-terminal domain-containing protein encodes the protein MNINFSARDLSNWSAITGLVDGATVSYTGTNAGLTSIPEYNISIPGIEVITTASTDRFGSFPTIPTINGYAYGYAIKLGSTATSHDLNSASRNPGGFTRSITYTINVPAGPVSIPYTMTYAYALVLENGTHNSNEQPLFRAMLETASGLVSCASPEYYLPTFNNAGGGGQGGGASTGATLDSAAALLDGFTNSPELFLSYAGQNNGNGTWLQDVWTKSWTEVTFDLSPYRGQQVKITFETRNCDPGAHFAYAYVAIRNTCAGLEISGNSEACTNSHNTYSIPALAGATYTWTVPSGWTINSGANSNIIQVTPGTNGGEIIVRQVNSCTDLKDTLAVTTTLPTIAGAVNDDNRVCTGSNSTELLLSGERGDVLDWLVSTDGLNWSSTGITTLNYQANNLTSTTHFKALVQNGTACSIDSSIKAVITVDALSEGGTLSPGSTNICEGESPHIELVLSGNSGAVLNWQTSSDGLNWNGMTPVYQQPNFLPGTIHQTIYYRAVVQNGVCPEDISSVAELKYFAPTYPAASITPEFSSICYGTSVQLSATITNGTSYTWNNPSVLASPGNGSITSLPYSLTTRATPLVSSAIVLSVYNEGCPNAYSDTFHIAVIPPVKVFAGNDTAVVVGQPLQLNAVSDVAEATNFRWTPITGLTDPGIADPIAVLTASNAPGIYYVVSASTPEGCVGTDSIYVRVFKTPADIFMPNAFTPNGDGHNDVIMPIPAGIKQLNYFRIYNRWGQLVFQTNQVGTGWDGRLNGTPQSAAVFVYMLQAVDYNGNVVTKKGTFVLSR
- a CDS encoding cytochrome-c peroxidase — encoded protein: MKRKTWTTILALLMLCACTKTGLEQFAGFTKPANFPDPVYHFNTNPVSKAGFLLGRKLFYEPMLSRDNTISCGSCHIQSAAFTHHGHDVSHGIDDKLGTRNSPAITNLAWGKSFFWDGGVFDLDLQPIVPITNPVEMDETMPGVLSKLRAHPQYPSLFQAAFGSPEINTERTMKALSQFMTMLVSANSKYDKVMRKEGAVFTEAETQGYALFAQHCGTCHQEPLFTDESFRNNGIGASPLNDEGRYAVTLNETDRYKFKVPGLRNLKYTAPYMHDGRFLTVEAVVEHYAEHVKETPNLDPLLIKNGVPGLKLTKAEQQKIVAFLSTLNDEQFITDKRFAEQ
- a CDS encoding PKD-like family lipoprotein; protein product: MKITFVKYMFLALITFSFSACYKDLGNYDYTEPNKVSIGGINEKYTVMQGSYFEVIPELTFTEANASDSARYTYEWIAMKNGALVADKRKDLGTGKSLRINVAIPSGSYNVYYRVKDTLTGLQFQKVFDIDVVSSIYEGWLAMTEVNGKARLDMVSKVNNEFIVINDVLNYVGSSLTLKGKPVAVNSFRMNPLADGYGIFLSTNETTDRVEPETFQYKNTYNIKYEMIANVPDDFAATEVADAGGYRSYMIAGTNAYFYYYVMNIRFGLPINIIKDEPATFEIAPYVAVNSNAVFYDNTNKRFVRHIGTESTCSVMPDGTLFDFNTGMDLVYMTYSSFSNGNVFAILHSEATGKYMLARFTFGASIQQVYYEEMTATDMAMAKNFAVSPNLGYIFYTVGGKLYSYDMSLKASKLMLDKGANTFTALKFRGNTLVAASLDAQKPEGENGVLEEYTVMPVQGDLQLLNRFSGLGKIISFSYRTR
- a CDS encoding lipocalin family protein, translating into MTKAYLTAAVFALLSLSSCKKDGDDDKPASEQIVGRWILTSQVYTPAIYDFDDDGDLDTEAISNMDPCDADDLFVFKAGGTGELDEGASKCDPGDDQVYGTFNWEISSDNTITIDYNGDVESGRIESISSSRMVITHEYTFNGVSLKIVDTYQKK
- a CDS encoding transporter produces the protein MKKQWAIMLALTFIITAHAAACDICGCGAGSYYIGMLPEFNKKIMGLRFRYNALRTHLGAGGQTSYLTTREHYRTAELWGGWNLGAKIRLMGYLPVSFNEKRNQSGGASKTGLGDAGAQVLYKLLDQKKAMGTKLLVHTLWMGAGVKLPTGKYEKPVKTTGQQDANIFQLGTGSTDFTANAMYDIRIQDMGLNAQLSYKLNTVNSDQYRYGNRLTANIQAYHKFRIARKWTLSPNMGALYETSRQDNDNGFKVPVSGGNLLAGTIGFEAVFNGFTIGGNFQEPLHQEMAGGFVKAGSRAMLHCAILF
- a CDS encoding DUF6089 family protein codes for the protein MAIIILSPALASAQRWSVNLSGGFANYTGDLQGNRFTTDQAGIALGAGALYDLTPHLAVRGGIAYLKVGAADRYNRKPDLRARNLDFSSNITEGHLGMELFILDRTAHRLAPYVFGGIGVFHFNPYTYDSLGAKHELQPLRTEGQGLTGNEGNQPYNRTQFNIPFGAGIRWALSDRISLGWELGLRKTFTDYLDDVSTDYFDVTTLLNEAGPKSVELAFRGGELKDAANAVYPAGGTMRGSSRYKDWYYNSSITLHIRLFSDNGSMSSFGRKRGILGCPKSVL